The genomic DNA ACGCCTGGTTTTGTTTTTATAAATTGTAAAGCAGGGCGTAAGGTATGCTGTGTAGTATGTACAGCTCCGGAAACCATGCCGTCTGCATGCCCTTTGTAAATCATCATAGTACCAAAATATGAAACATCAGACATGGTATCCCTTGCCATTTCCAAAGTAACATTTTTATGTTTTCTAAGTTCATAAAAAGTACTAACATAATCTTCAAAATGAGGTGATTTTGTAGGAGATACAATATTTATTTCATCTGTATTTAAAGGGATATCTAATTTTTCAATAAGATCTTTAATTTTATCTTCTTCCCCCAAAAGTGTTAATTCTACAACATGGGCATTGGTTAATCTTGCAGCTGCACGTAATACGCGTTCATCAGACCCTTCTGGTAAAACGATATGCTTTTTATCGTTTAAAGCACGTTGTAATAAATTGTATTGAAACATTCTAGGTGTGAACACATCAGATTCAAAAGTAATAAGTTTATCAGCCAGCTTATCAGTATCTACATGTTTTTCAAAAACAGCTATAGATGTGGTTATTTTTTCTGTGTTTTCAGCATATATTCTAGATTTAATATTGCCAATACTGCTGGTTACATTATAAGTACCTCCCTTTACACTAATAAGAGGAACAATGCTGGAGAGCCCTTCTATAAGTTTTAAAATAGGCTCCTCTGGAATAAGCCCTCCTGTTAAAATAATTCCTGCAATTTTAGGGTAATTCTTAGAGATATTAGCTTGTAAAGCCCCTAGAATAATATCGGCTCTATCACCGGGAGCAATAACCAATGCATTTTCCTTAAGATGCATCAAATAATTGCGTAATTGCATGGCACCTACGCTAAAACTCTCAGTGAGGTTATTCAGCATGTCATGACCAAAAAGAACCTCGCCGCCTAAAGCTTTCGAGATTTCTTTTACAGTAGGACTGCTCAGGTTAGGGATTTTTGGTATAACTGTAATATCTGTACCATTGCTTATACGCGTTTTCAATTGCTCCTTAAGCGTAGAAATATAATCTGGGTTAGCTTTATTAGTTATTATTGAAAGTACATCAACATCTTGTTTAAAAGTGTTATGTGCTAATTGCACACTATCTACAATCTCTTTAAGCTCTTTTTTATCTCCTTGGGAAACGATAATAACAGGAAGTCCGAGGTTTTTAGATATTAAAATATTAATATCTAGCTCCAAACTTGAATTTTCATGAGAGAAGTCGGTGCCTTCTACCAAAACAAAATCAAAATGCTCTTCAAGATTTTTATATTTTTTAATAATTTCATCTAAAACTTCTCCAGATTTCCCTTGGTTATATAAATCGAGTACTTGATTTCTTGTATATGCAAATGTTTTCTTGTAGTTAACATCTAATTCAAAATGAGACATCACAGTATTGATGTGATTATCCATTTCTCCTGTTTCAAGATCTTCAATAATTGGTCTAAAATATCCGACCCTGGCAGTTTTTCCCAAAAGCATACGCATTAAGCCAAGAACAACAACAGATTTCCCACTGTTAGGCTCGATAGTTGCTACATAAATTCCTTTACTCATAGTGTTTTTTAGTGTTACAAGATAGCTTATTACTTACTGTATAGGTGAAGTAATTATATATTGTGTTATAAAAATATTATACGACAAAATTAATACCTTCATATTATGCTAAGGATGATATTTGTCATACTTTCCATTTAAAACTTATCAATATAAAAAGGGGGCTATTTTGATGTTAAATCTCTAAAAAGTGACTCCAAACTAGCGTTCTTTTGATTTAGCTGCAATATTTTTAATTGATTATCATGAGCAAAATCAAAAACATAAGATCTCATATCTTCTGAGGTACTAAAAGTAACCTCATAAACAAAGCCATGTGTATTTGCTACATGTTTTACTTTAGGAAGTTTTAGTAAAAAAGCATCTTCAACACGATAATCAAATTCAACAATAACAATTTGTTCTTTGGCATCACGTAGTTCACTTAGTTTTTTATCTGCAACAATCTCCCCTTTATTAATTATAATCA from Flavivirga abyssicola includes the following:
- the pta gene encoding phosphate acetyltransferase — translated: MSKGIYVATIEPNSGKSVVVLGLMRMLLGKTARVGYFRPIIEDLETGEMDNHINTVMSHFELDVNYKKTFAYTRNQVLDLYNQGKSGEVLDEIIKKYKNLEEHFDFVLVEGTDFSHENSSLELDINILISKNLGLPVIIVSQGDKKELKEIVDSVQLAHNTFKQDVDVLSIITNKANPDYISTLKEQLKTRISNGTDITVIPKIPNLSSPTVKEISKALGGEVLFGHDMLNNLTESFSVGAMQLRNYLMHLKENALVIAPGDRADIILGALQANISKNYPKIAGIILTGGLIPEEPILKLIEGLSSIVPLISVKGGTYNVTSSIGNIKSRIYAENTEKITTSIAVFEKHVDTDKLADKLITFESDVFTPRMFQYNLLQRALNDKKHIVLPEGSDERVLRAAARLTNAHVVELTLLGEEDKIKDLIEKLDIPLNTDEINIVSPTKSPHFEDYVSTFYELRKHKNVTLEMARDTMSDVSYFGTMMIYKGHADGMVSGAVHTTQHTLRPALQFIKTKPGVNLVSSIFFMCLEDRISVFGDCAINPNPNAQQLAEIAISSAQTAKEFGITPKVAMLSYSSGASGKGIDVEKVREATDIVKAQASDLKIEGPIQYDAAVDARIGKTKLPDSEVAGHASVLIFPDLNTGNNTYKAVQRETGALAIGPVLQGLNKPVNDLSRGCTVDDIYSTVIITAIQAQNQ